One genomic region from Strix uralensis isolate ZFMK-TIS-50842 chromosome 5, bStrUra1, whole genome shotgun sequence encodes:
- the LOC141944525 gene encoding arf-GAP with dual PH domain-containing protein 1-like isoform X2 codes for MMAGGNERSVKALKEVWRRAENSLCADCGKPDPDWASSTLGVFICLSCSGIHRNIPSISKVKSLKMDHWDDAQVQFLAKHGNAVTKATYEAHIPIYYYQPTYNDCQVLREQWIRAKYERKEFTEPGKQLPYSDGVKEGILWKRGRDNGQFLPRKFLLSEREGCLKYFTKQDAKEPKINIKIDVINATFQPVKIGNPNGLQITYLKDNKTRNIFVYHESGKEVVDWYNAIRSVQFHYLKVAFPIASDNEIKNRLPRNFLKEGYMEKTGPKREAFKKRWFTLDHRRLMYFKDPLDAFAKGEVFVGSRENGYSVQKGLPLGTQGNFSWHYGLTIVTPDREYLFTCETETDQLDWIEAFTSIINQAMTPQEYAIEAYFKFKS; via the exons ATGATGGCTGGAGGCAACGAGAGGAGCGTGAAGGCCCTGAAGGAGGTGTGGAGAAGAGCAGAAAACTCTTTGTGTGCAGACTGCGGGAAGCCAG ATCCTGACTGGGCATCCTCTACTTTGGGTGTGTTTATATGCCTCAGCTGTTCAGGAATTCACCGCAACATCCCTAGCATCAGCAAAGTCAAATCCCTGAAGATGGACCACTGGGATGATGCTCAGGTGCAG TTTCTGGCCAAGCATGGGAATGCTGTAACCAAAGCCACATATGAAGCTCACATCCCTATTTACTATTACCAGCCAACCTACAATGACTGCCA AGTGCTGAGAGAACAGTGGATACGGGCCAAATATGAACGCAAAGAGTTCACTGAGCCAGGAAAACAGCTGCCATATTCTGATG GGGTGAAGGAAGGTATCCTCTGGAAGCGAGGTCGAGACAACGGGCAGTTCCTACCCCGCAAGTTCCTCTTGTCTGAGAGAGAGGGATGTCTGAAGTATTTCACCAAGCAGGAT GCCAAAGAACCcaaaatcaatattaaaatagATGTCATCAATGCTACATTCCAGCCAGTGAAGATTGGGAACCCCAATGGCCTGCAGATCACCTATCTCAAAGACAACAAGACCCGGAATATATTTGTCTACCATGAAAGCGGAAAG GAGGTAGTAGACTGGTACAATGCCATTCGCTCTGTGCAGTTCCATTATCTGAAGGTAGCATTTCCCATTGCCAGTGATAACGAG ATTAAAAATAGGCTGCCAAGAAACTTCCTGAAGGAGGGATACATGGAGAAGACTGGTCCCAAG AGAGAGGCTTTTAAGAAGCGCTGGTTCACGCTGGATCACCGCAGGCTCATGTACTTCAAGGACCCTTTG GATGCGTTTGCGAAGGGTGAGGTATTTGTGGGCAGCAGAGAGAATGGATATAGCGTTCAGAAGGGATTGCCTTTGGGGACACAGGGCAACTTCTCTTGGCACTATGGCCTCACCATTGTCACCCCCGACCGGGAATACCTCTTCACCTGCGAGACGGAGACTGACCAGCTGGACTGGATCGAAGCCTTCACGAGCATCATCAACCAGGCCATGACACCACAGGAATATGCAA TTGAAGCCTACTTCAAGTTTAAATCCTAG
- the NOL12 gene encoding nucleolar protein 12 produces MKKPAPQPPPPGEAPAAQNGGRGRGRPSGPGGGGRGGRRERRQKQQRRTAMGRRKKGWGGREGRLVVTFDEERRREYLTGFHKRKVERRKVALEEIKRKLKEEQRKMKEERHQEYLKMLSEREEALDEADELEHLVTSRTESVNIDHPNHIVTVTTISDLDLSGARQLGLTTPVGKSDGSEEEKGEEVANKPVRTMPKKSRNPFLSEKISSLTATLHMHSRKKTKRKRPQRGQGPHKKIQKSSTGRTTKTQRRRLTGKMGRDQD; encoded by the exons ATGAAGAAACCAGCCCCTCAACCTCCTCCGCCCGGCGAGGCGCCGGCAGCACAAAATGGCGGGCGGGGCAGGGGCCGTCCTTcagggccgggcggcggcggaaggggcgggcggcgggagcggcggcagAAGCAGCAGCGTCGTACCGCCATGGGCCGCAGGAAGAAGGGTTGGGGCGGCCGTGAGGGGAGGTTGGTGGTGACTTTCGACGAGGAGAGGCGGAG GGAGTACCTGACCGGCTTCCACAAGCGGAAGGTGGAGCGGAGGAAGGTGGCGCTGGAGGAGATTAAGCGGAAGCtgaaggaggagcagaggaagatgaaggaggaG CGGCACCAGGAGTACCTGAAGATGCTGAGCGAGAGGGAGGAGGCACTCG ATGAGGCTGATGAACTGGAGCACTTGGTGACGTCGCGGACAGAGTCTGTGAACATCGACCACCCAAACCACATTGTAACAGTGACTACCATCAGCGACCTGGACCTCTCAGGGGCACGCCAGCTGGGACTGACCACCCCTGTG ggaaaaagtgaTGGATCAGAagaagagaagggggaagaggtGGCGAACAAGCCTGTAAGAACAATGCCCAAGAAGTCCAGAAACCCCTTTCTATCTGAAAA GATCTCTTCTCTTACTGCCACGCTGCACATGCATAGCCGGAAAAAGACGAAAAGAAAGAGACCCCAACGTGGGCAAGGCCCACACAAGAAAATCCAGAAATCCAGCACAGGGCGAACTACTAAGACTCAGCGACGGAGGCTGACAGGAAAAATGGGCCGTGACCAAGATTAA
- the LOC141944525 gene encoding arf-GAP with dual PH domain-containing protein 1-like isoform X1 — MMAGGNERSVKALKEVWRRAENSLCADCGKPDPDWASSTLGVFICLSCSGIHRNIPSISKVKSLKMDHWDDAQVQFLAKHGNAVTKATYEAHIPIYYYQPTYNDCQVLREQWIRAKYERKEFTEPGKQLPYSDGVKEGILWKRGRDNGQFLPRKFLLSEREGCLKYFTKQDAKEPKINIKIDVINATFQPVKIGNPNGLQITYLKDNKTRNIFVYHESGKEVVDWYNAIRSVQFHYLKVAFPIASDNEIKNRLPRNFLKEGYMEKTGPKQREAFKKRWFTLDHRRLMYFKDPLDAFAKGEVFVGSRENGYSVQKGLPLGTQGNFSWHYGLTIVTPDREYLFTCETETDQLDWIEAFTSIINQAMTPQEYAIEAYFKFKS, encoded by the exons ATGATGGCTGGAGGCAACGAGAGGAGCGTGAAGGCCCTGAAGGAGGTGTGGAGAAGAGCAGAAAACTCTTTGTGTGCAGACTGCGGGAAGCCAG ATCCTGACTGGGCATCCTCTACTTTGGGTGTGTTTATATGCCTCAGCTGTTCAGGAATTCACCGCAACATCCCTAGCATCAGCAAAGTCAAATCCCTGAAGATGGACCACTGGGATGATGCTCAGGTGCAG TTTCTGGCCAAGCATGGGAATGCTGTAACCAAAGCCACATATGAAGCTCACATCCCTATTTACTATTACCAGCCAACCTACAATGACTGCCA AGTGCTGAGAGAACAGTGGATACGGGCCAAATATGAACGCAAAGAGTTCACTGAGCCAGGAAAACAGCTGCCATATTCTGATG GGGTGAAGGAAGGTATCCTCTGGAAGCGAGGTCGAGACAACGGGCAGTTCCTACCCCGCAAGTTCCTCTTGTCTGAGAGAGAGGGATGTCTGAAGTATTTCACCAAGCAGGAT GCCAAAGAACCcaaaatcaatattaaaatagATGTCATCAATGCTACATTCCAGCCAGTGAAGATTGGGAACCCCAATGGCCTGCAGATCACCTATCTCAAAGACAACAAGACCCGGAATATATTTGTCTACCATGAAAGCGGAAAG GAGGTAGTAGACTGGTACAATGCCATTCGCTCTGTGCAGTTCCATTATCTGAAGGTAGCATTTCCCATTGCCAGTGATAACGAG ATTAAAAATAGGCTGCCAAGAAACTTCCTGAAGGAGGGATACATGGAGAAGACTGGTCCCAAG CAGAGAGAGGCTTTTAAGAAGCGCTGGTTCACGCTGGATCACCGCAGGCTCATGTACTTCAAGGACCCTTTG GATGCGTTTGCGAAGGGTGAGGTATTTGTGGGCAGCAGAGAGAATGGATATAGCGTTCAGAAGGGATTGCCTTTGGGGACACAGGGCAACTTCTCTTGGCACTATGGCCTCACCATTGTCACCCCCGACCGGGAATACCTCTTCACCTGCGAGACGGAGACTGACCAGCTGGACTGGATCGAAGCCTTCACGAGCATCATCAACCAGGCCATGACACCACAGGAATATGCAA TTGAAGCCTACTTCAAGTTTAAATCCTAG
- the LOC141944525 gene encoding arf-GAP with dual PH domain-containing protein 1-like isoform X3, producing MMAGGNERSVKALKEVWRRAENSLCADCGKPDPDWASSTLGVFICLSCSGIHRNIPSISKVKSLKMDHWDDAQVQFLAKHGNAVTKATYEAHIPIYYYQPTYNDCQVLREQWIRAKYERKEFTEPGKQLPYSDGVKEGILWKRGRDNGQFLPRKFLLSEREGCLKYFTKQDAKEPKINIKIDVINATFQPVKIGNPNGLQITYLKDNKTRNIFVYHESGKEVVDWYNAIRSVQFHYLKVAFPIASDNEIKNRLPRNFLKEGYMEKTGPKQREAFKKRWFTLDHRRLMYFKDPLGNFSWHYGLTIVTPDREYLFTCETETDQLDWIEAFTSIINQAMTPQEYAIEAYFKFKS from the exons ATGATGGCTGGAGGCAACGAGAGGAGCGTGAAGGCCCTGAAGGAGGTGTGGAGAAGAGCAGAAAACTCTTTGTGTGCAGACTGCGGGAAGCCAG ATCCTGACTGGGCATCCTCTACTTTGGGTGTGTTTATATGCCTCAGCTGTTCAGGAATTCACCGCAACATCCCTAGCATCAGCAAAGTCAAATCCCTGAAGATGGACCACTGGGATGATGCTCAGGTGCAG TTTCTGGCCAAGCATGGGAATGCTGTAACCAAAGCCACATATGAAGCTCACATCCCTATTTACTATTACCAGCCAACCTACAATGACTGCCA AGTGCTGAGAGAACAGTGGATACGGGCCAAATATGAACGCAAAGAGTTCACTGAGCCAGGAAAACAGCTGCCATATTCTGATG GGGTGAAGGAAGGTATCCTCTGGAAGCGAGGTCGAGACAACGGGCAGTTCCTACCCCGCAAGTTCCTCTTGTCTGAGAGAGAGGGATGTCTGAAGTATTTCACCAAGCAGGAT GCCAAAGAACCcaaaatcaatattaaaatagATGTCATCAATGCTACATTCCAGCCAGTGAAGATTGGGAACCCCAATGGCCTGCAGATCACCTATCTCAAAGACAACAAGACCCGGAATATATTTGTCTACCATGAAAGCGGAAAG GAGGTAGTAGACTGGTACAATGCCATTCGCTCTGTGCAGTTCCATTATCTGAAGGTAGCATTTCCCATTGCCAGTGATAACGAG ATTAAAAATAGGCTGCCAAGAAACTTCCTGAAGGAGGGATACATGGAGAAGACTGGTCCCAAG CAGAGAGAGGCTTTTAAGAAGCGCTGGTTCACGCTGGATCACCGCAGGCTCATGTACTTCAAGGACCCTTTG GGCAACTTCTCTTGGCACTATGGCCTCACCATTGTCACCCCCGACCGGGAATACCTCTTCACCTGCGAGACGGAGACTGACCAGCTGGACTGGATCGAAGCCTTCACGAGCATCATCAACCAGGCCATGACACCACAGGAATATGCAA TTGAAGCCTACTTCAAGTTTAAATCCTAG